A part of Azospirillum thermophilum genomic DNA contains:
- a CDS encoding branched-chain amino acid ABC transporter permease produces MKAVVLIAVLALAYVGVPLVFGGNAYILGLIVAALTIAGVSVAWALLGNLGGMVSFGHAAFFGVGSYVSAVLAMKLGVPVFAAMVLGGVGAAVASVATMPALRLKGPYFALAMLAYAHIFQILATEMTPVTGGAGGLLSIPRFPTVMGVEFGEKTGGYLIVLTIVVLAALAYDAIRRSAWGLALKAMHDTEQATRVVGVPSTHLKAAMLVLSAFITGVVGAFNAHFISFLQPDYAFASTWTVLPIAAAIFGGYRTVWGPVVGSLAIYLLDQLVFKELMPHGHQLVLGALLCVMILFSPGGLMPLLVRRRRRKKEGVQAHAHA; encoded by the coding sequence ATGAAAGCAGTGGTTCTGATCGCGGTCCTGGCGCTCGCCTATGTCGGGGTGCCGCTGGTCTTCGGCGGCAACGCCTACATCCTCGGCCTGATCGTCGCCGCCCTGACCATCGCCGGCGTCTCGGTGGCCTGGGCGCTGCTGGGCAACCTGGGCGGCATGGTCAGCTTCGGGCACGCCGCCTTCTTCGGCGTGGGCTCCTACGTCTCGGCGGTGCTGGCGATGAAGCTGGGGGTGCCGGTCTTCGCGGCGATGGTGCTGGGCGGGGTCGGGGCGGCCGTCGCCTCGGTCGCCACCATGCCGGCGCTGCGGCTGAAGGGGCCCTACTTCGCGCTGGCGATGCTGGCCTACGCCCACATCTTCCAGATCCTGGCGACCGAGATGACCCCGGTCACCGGCGGCGCCGGCGGGCTGCTGTCGATCCCGCGCTTCCCGACCGTGATGGGGGTGGAGTTCGGCGAGAAGACCGGCGGCTACCTCATCGTGCTGACCATCGTCGTGCTGGCGGCGCTGGCCTATGACGCCATCCGGCGCAGCGCCTGGGGGCTGGCGCTGAAGGCGATGCACGACACCGAGCAGGCGACCCGCGTCGTCGGGGTGCCCAGCACGCACCTGAAGGCGGCGATGCTGGTGCTGTCGGCCTTCATCACCGGGGTGGTCGGCGCCTTCAACGCCCACTTCATCAGCTTCCTGCAGCCGGACTACGCCTTCGCCTCGACCTGGACCGTGCTGCCGATCGCGGCGGCGATCTTCGGCGGCTACCGCACGGTGTGGGGGCCGGTGGTGGGGTCGCTGGCGATCTACCTGCTCGACCAGCTCGTCTTCAAGGAGCTGATGCCGCACGGGCACCAGCTCGTCCTCGGCGCCCTGCTGTGCGTGATGATCCTGTTCAGCCCCGGCGGCCTGATGCCTCTGCTGGTCCGCCGCCGCCGCCGCAAGAAGGAAGGAGTGCAGGCCCATGCTCACGCTTGA
- a CDS encoding oxepin-CoA hydrolase, alternative type, producing the protein MTVTQAGRVLVLTLDQPETKNALGPEMMEAARDALIRATEDPGIGAVVLTGANGTFCSGGNLGRLMKNAQADPAVIRGNLDRFHGWVRAMRTCPKPIVAAIEGAAAGAGFSIALGCDLIVAAEDAVFTLAYVKVGLNPDGGASAFLTRAVTPQLAAEIMFEGGRIGTQRLAQLAVVNRVVAPGTALQEAMAWAERLADGPAVAIGRAKALIEAGFGAPDAQLDREADFFAEALRHPEAAEGIAAFFEKRPARFPRG; encoded by the coding sequence GTGACGGTTACGCAGGCGGGGCGGGTTCTGGTTCTGACGCTCGACCAGCCGGAGACCAAGAACGCGCTGGGTCCGGAGATGATGGAGGCGGCGCGCGACGCGCTGATCCGGGCGACCGAGGATCCGGGGATCGGCGCGGTGGTGCTGACGGGGGCCAACGGCACCTTCTGTTCCGGCGGGAATCTCGGCCGGCTGATGAAGAACGCGCAGGCCGACCCGGCGGTGATCCGCGGCAATCTCGACCGCTTCCATGGCTGGGTGCGGGCGATGCGGACCTGCCCGAAGCCGATCGTCGCCGCCATCGAGGGGGCGGCGGCCGGGGCCGGCTTCTCCATCGCGCTCGGCTGCGACCTGATCGTGGCGGCGGAGGATGCGGTCTTCACGCTGGCCTACGTCAAGGTCGGGCTGAACCCGGATGGCGGCGCCTCCGCCTTCCTGACGCGGGCGGTGACGCCGCAGCTCGCCGCCGAGATCATGTTCGAGGGCGGGCGGATCGGTACGCAGCGGCTGGCCCAGCTCGCCGTCGTCAACCGGGTGGTGGCGCCGGGCACGGCGCTGCAGGAGGCGATGGCCTGGGCGGAGCGGCTGGCCGACGGGCCGGCGGTCGCCATCGGCCGCGCCAAGGCGCTGATCGAGGCCGGCTTCGGCGCGCCCGACGCCCAGCTCGACCGCGAGGCCGACTTCTTCGCCGAGGCGCTGCGCCATCCCGAGGCGGCCGAGGGCATCGCCGCCTTCTTCGAGAAGCGGCCGGCCCGCTTCCCGCGGGGGTGA
- a CDS encoding ABC transporter substrate-binding protein → MKRTLTQLAATVALGVALGASSLAQAKEFLLGSELPLTGNLARVGQGMHEGIAVAIEMANRAYAGKHSFKVSTIDDETNPAKAVAAVERLIGDGAVALTGGYGSNIIGPASEAAQKAGVVYITSGGVTPELTARGYPTFFRINNSEGYAKAMIGLLEDMGVKKVSVVYLNKDATTNLAKQVQSALSAKGVTVGMHEFDAATSDFKPLLNKVKLQDRSEAIAMVGYENDYVGILRAAKVLKPQVKAVVGVWSLATAQMAKEFPDLMENVYGTSMLPYPVEFTQPEALEFAAEYKKLFNKEPDYLGQFGYVQTRLLIDAIVRAEEAGTLAKGGLADELRRTDAQTLIGRVTFDAKGDNTNFSHRMGQHQTGKVVLVWPKDAANGAMRFPGVPW, encoded by the coding sequence ATGAAACGGACGCTCACCCAACTGGCCGCCACCGTCGCCCTCGGCGTGGCGCTCGGCGCCTCCTCGCTGGCCCAGGCGAAGGAGTTCCTGCTCGGCTCCGAGCTGCCGCTGACCGGCAACCTCGCCCGCGTCGGCCAGGGCATGCACGAGGGCATCGCCGTGGCGATCGAGATGGCCAACCGTGCCTATGCCGGCAAGCACAGCTTCAAGGTCTCGACCATCGACGACGAGACCAATCCGGCCAAGGCGGTCGCCGCGGTGGAGCGGCTGATCGGCGACGGGGCGGTGGCGCTGACCGGCGGCTACGGCTCCAACATCATCGGACCGGCGTCCGAGGCGGCGCAGAAGGCCGGCGTCGTCTACATCACCTCGGGCGGCGTGACGCCGGAGCTGACCGCCCGCGGCTATCCCACCTTCTTCCGCATCAACAACTCCGAGGGCTACGCCAAGGCCATGATCGGCCTGCTGGAGGACATGGGCGTCAAGAAGGTCTCGGTCGTCTATCTGAACAAGGACGCCACCACCAACCTCGCCAAGCAGGTGCAGTCCGCCCTGTCGGCCAAGGGCGTCACTGTCGGCATGCACGAGTTCGACGCCGCCACCAGCGACTTCAAGCCGCTGCTGAACAAGGTGAAGCTGCAGGACCGCTCCGAGGCCATCGCCATGGTGGGCTACGAGAACGACTATGTCGGCATTCTGCGCGCCGCCAAGGTGCTGAAGCCCCAGGTCAAGGCGGTGGTCGGGGTCTGGTCGCTGGCGACCGCCCAGATGGCCAAGGAATTCCCCGACCTGATGGAGAATGTCTACGGCACCTCCATGCTGCCCTACCCGGTGGAGTTCACCCAGCCCGAGGCGCTGGAGTTCGCGGCCGAATACAAGAAACTGTTCAACAAGGAGCCGGACTATCTCGGCCAGTTCGGCTATGTGCAGACCCGCCTGCTGATCGACGCCATCGTCCGCGCCGAGGAGGCCGGCACGCTGGCCAAGGGCGGCCTGGCGGACGAGCTGCGCAGGACCGACGCGCAGACGCTGATCGGCCGCGTCACCTTCGACGCCAAGGGCGACAACACCAACTTCTCCCACCGCATGGGCCAGCACCAGACCGGCAAGGTCGTGCTGGTGTGGCCGAAGGACGCCGCCAACGGCGCGATGAGGTTCCCCGGCGTTCCGTGGTGA
- a CDS encoding branched-chain amino acid ABC transporter permease: MFELILQALFSGVLAGGYYATVAVGLALVFGTMRVINLAHGELVLLAAYIAYAAESRYGMNPVAAIPFALLIVGATSAAIYGLLSRIEEDREINSLILTFGIGIILTNAILMIWAADIHSTTDAWFQDSMVIADTLFAMRAEVVFFVGGLALMAGVYWWLNHSWQGRAVRALSSNRNAAKLMGVNPRQTEVLSFLLAALLATFAGIAIYTGKTIFPALGHVMTVKAFIITVLAGLGSIPGVLVGALMIGVIESLTVTFFSASLQELAGMILFLVVLFVSPSGLFGGRKALAR; encoded by the coding sequence ATGTTCGAACTGATCCTTCAGGCCCTGTTCTCCGGCGTGCTCGCCGGGGGCTATTACGCCACGGTGGCGGTCGGGCTGGCGCTGGTGTTCGGCACCATGCGGGTCATCAATCTGGCCCACGGCGAACTCGTGCTGCTGGCCGCCTACATCGCCTATGCGGCGGAGTCACGCTACGGGATGAACCCGGTCGCGGCGATCCCCTTCGCCCTGCTGATCGTCGGCGCGACCTCGGCGGCGATCTACGGGCTGCTCAGCCGGATCGAGGAGGACCGCGAGATCAACTCGCTGATCCTGACCTTCGGCATCGGCATCATCCTGACCAACGCCATCCTGATGATCTGGGCGGCCGACATCCATTCGACGACCGACGCCTGGTTCCAGGACTCGATGGTGATCGCCGACACGCTGTTCGCCATGCGGGCGGAGGTGGTCTTCTTCGTCGGCGGCCTCGCGCTGATGGCCGGCGTCTACTGGTGGCTGAACCACAGCTGGCAGGGCCGCGCCGTGCGGGCGCTGTCGTCCAACCGCAACGCGGCCAAGCTGATGGGCGTCAACCCGCGGCAGACGGAGGTGCTGTCCTTCCTGCTGGCGGCCCTGCTCGCCACCTTCGCCGGCATCGCGATCTACACCGGCAAGACGATCTTCCCGGCGCTGGGCCACGTCATGACGGTGAAGGCCTTCATCATCACCGTTCTGGCCGGACTGGGCTCCATCCCCGGCGTGCTGGTCGGCGCGCTGATGATCGGGGTGATCGAATCGCTCACCGTCACCTTCTTCTCGGCCTCGCTGCAGGAGCTGGCCGGGATGATCCTCTTCCTCGTCGTGCTGTTCGTCTCGCCCTCGGGCCTGTTCGGCGGCAGAAAGGCGCTCGCCCGATGA
- a CDS encoding ABC transporter ATP-binding protein, translating to MKPLLEIESLRAGYGAINVLWDVSLTVEAGKTTVIVGPNGAGKTTLLRAVMGLIPVEGGDIRVDGASRRGAKTWDTVASGIVMIPEGRMIFPDMTVEDNLMMGAFPRGCRRDWKRNKEMVFEMFPRLVERRHQIAGTLSGGEAQMLAIGRGLMEQPRVCLIDEPSLGLAPVVVDEIFRILGRLRDQGMTIVLVEQNTSRALKIADQVYLMQSGKVVMSERGDRVDLDRLHALYFAHETAA from the coding sequence GTGAAGCCGCTGCTTGAGATCGAAAGCCTGCGCGCCGGCTATGGCGCGATCAACGTGCTGTGGGACGTCTCGCTGACGGTGGAGGCCGGCAAGACCACCGTCATCGTCGGCCCCAACGGGGCGGGCAAGACGACGCTGCTGCGCGCCGTCATGGGGCTGATCCCGGTCGAGGGCGGCGACATCCGCGTCGACGGCGCCAGCCGCAGGGGGGCGAAGACCTGGGACACCGTGGCCAGCGGAATCGTGATGATCCCGGAAGGCCGGATGATCTTCCCCGACATGACGGTGGAGGACAACCTGATGATGGGGGCCTTCCCGCGCGGCTGCCGGCGCGACTGGAAGCGCAACAAGGAGATGGTGTTCGAGATGTTCCCCCGTCTGGTGGAACGCCGCCACCAGATCGCCGGCACGCTGTCGGGCGGCGAGGCGCAGATGCTCGCCATCGGCCGCGGGCTGATGGAACAGCCGCGCGTCTGCCTGATCGACGAGCCGTCGCTGGGGCTGGCGCCCGTTGTGGTGGACGAGATCTTCCGCATCCTGGGCCGCCTGCGCGACCAGGGCATGACCATCGTGCTGGTGGAGCAGAACACCAGCCGGGCGCTGAAGATCGCCGACCAGGTCTATCTGATGCAGTCGGGCAAGGTGGTGATGTCGGAGCGCGGCGACCGGGTGGATCTGGATCGCCTGCATGCGCTCTACTTCGCGCATGAAACGGCTGCCTGA
- a CDS encoding class I adenylate-forming enzyme family protein, with product MTVAAQTPDFAAPDFAEMVAALPRRISHPALAWAETTPDAPALNDGREEWSYRRFGEAIRRMAGHLDRLGVRGGDRLMIVGENGLALVTLIMAASERNAWPVIVNARLSDREIDTIRDHCRPRRMVFTDAISPDAAAHARRSGAEPLGDGDLPPMAVGPLLEAEPEPVHLDGARQVGALIYTSGTTGHPKGVMLSHRGLLFVAAVSGHMRGLTGADHTYGVLPVSHVFGLASTCLGTLYAGGCLHTIARFAPADVWRALREDGITVFQGVPAMYAKLIEHLKVTGSPPQAPHLRYLSSGGSVLDLELKQEVEATFGLTLHNGYGLTECSPTVTQTRLDAPRADTSIGPPLPLIEVRFVDHATGRDMPAGEPGELWVKAPNVMLGYYHEPALTSQVLTDDGWLKTGDVARQEPDGCIAVVGRIREIVIRSGFNVYPEEVEGVLTSHPAVTLAAVVGVAAAGNEEVVAFVQFVPGRGATEEELKAFAAERLAPYKRPARIVALDALPASPTGKLLKSGLRGLAAEVMAQGAGNGA from the coding sequence GTGACCGTGGCCGCGCAAACTCCCGATTTCGCCGCCCCCGATTTCGCCGAGATGGTGGCGGCGCTGCCGCGGCGCATCAGCCACCCCGCCCTCGCCTGGGCCGAGACGACCCCCGACGCCCCCGCGCTGAACGACGGCCGGGAGGAGTGGAGCTACCGCCGCTTCGGCGAGGCGATCCGCCGGATGGCCGGGCACCTCGACCGGCTGGGCGTGCGCGGCGGCGACCGGCTGATGATCGTCGGCGAGAACGGGCTGGCGCTGGTCACGCTGATCATGGCGGCGAGCGAGCGCAACGCCTGGCCGGTGATCGTCAACGCCCGGCTGTCCGACCGCGAGATCGACACCATCCGCGACCATTGCCGGCCGCGCCGGATGGTCTTCACCGACGCCATCTCCCCCGACGCGGCGGCCCATGCCCGGCGCAGCGGGGCGGAGCCGCTCGGCGACGGCGACCTGCCGCCGATGGCGGTCGGCCCGCTGCTGGAGGCCGAGCCGGAACCGGTCCATCTCGACGGCGCGCGGCAGGTCGGGGCGCTGATCTACACCTCCGGCACCACCGGCCACCCCAAGGGGGTGATGCTGTCCCACCGCGGGCTGCTGTTCGTCGCGGCGGTGTCCGGCCACATGCGCGGCCTGACGGGGGCCGACCACACCTATGGGGTGCTGCCGGTCAGCCATGTCTTCGGCCTCGCCTCCACCTGCCTCGGCACGCTCTATGCCGGCGGCTGCCTGCACACCATCGCCCGCTTCGCCCCGGCCGACGTGTGGCGGGCGCTGCGCGAGGACGGCATCACCGTCTTCCAGGGCGTGCCGGCGATGTACGCCAAGCTGATCGAGCATCTGAAGGTCACCGGCTCGCCGCCGCAGGCGCCGCACCTGCGCTACCTGTCGTCGGGCGGTTCGGTGCTGGACCTGGAGCTGAAGCAGGAGGTCGAGGCGACCTTCGGCCTGACGCTGCACAACGGCTACGGCCTGACGGAATGCTCCCCCACCGTGACGCAGACCCGGCTGGACGCGCCGCGCGCCGACACCTCCATCGGTCCGCCGCTGCCGCTGATCGAGGTGCGCTTCGTCGACCATGCCACCGGCCGCGACATGCCGGCCGGCGAGCCGGGCGAGCTGTGGGTGAAGGCGCCCAACGTGATGCTGGGCTACTACCACGAGCCGGCGCTGACCAGCCAGGTGCTGACCGACGACGGCTGGCTGAAGACCGGCGACGTGGCGCGGCAGGAGCCGGACGGCTGCATCGCCGTGGTCGGCCGCATCCGCGAGATCGTCATCCGCTCCGGCTTCAACGTCTACCCGGAGGAGGTCGAGGGCGTGCTGACCAGCCACCCCGCGGTGACTCTGGCCGCGGTGGTCGGCGTCGCCGCGGCGGGCAACGAGGAGGTGGTCGCCTTCGTGCAGTTCGTTCCCGGCCGCGGCGCGACCGAGGAGGAGCTGAAGGCCTTCGCCGCCGAACGGCTGGCCCCCTACAAGCGGCCGGCGCGCATCGTCGCGCTGGACGCCCTGCCGGCCAGCCCGACCGGCAAGCTGCTGAAGAGCGGCCTGCGCGGCCTCGCCGCCGAGGTGATGGCGCAAGGAGCGGGAAACGGCGCCTGA
- a CDS encoding sigma-54 interaction domain-containing protein has protein sequence MDSDADYEALRQRAVQSLSEHLEGMCVGAVTVDRNGRIAWMDEKYKALLGVAEDPRGRPIEELIPNSMLRHVIETGQPMPIDLMDFGDRSFVVIRLPLLGADGSTIGAIGYVLFDRAEYLRPVVSKYQRLQEELSRAQAELAQERRAKYSFSQFIGTSEAVREIKRLGRRAAQMDSTVLLLGETGTGKELLAQAIHAASPRASRPFVGVNVAAIPETLLEAEFFGVAPGAYTGADRRHREGKFQLANGGTLFLDEIGDMSLPLQAKLLRVLQEREIEPLGSNKVMRVDVRIIAATSRDLHALVRDKQFRADLYYRLNVVPITVPPLRERPEDIESIADRILEQLAIQQGTPPRELLESAVDVLREYDWPGNVRELYNTLERVMALTDAPILTAQHIRGVLPGGQGARPAGLPLQAGARPLSEVLHDAERSAIAAALEATGGVKARAAKLLGISRASLYERMVSLGLGANG, from the coding sequence GTGGACAGTGACGCGGATTACGAGGCGTTGCGCCAGCGCGCCGTGCAGTCCCTTTCCGAACATCTGGAGGGCATGTGCGTCGGCGCCGTCACCGTCGACCGCAACGGGCGCATCGCCTGGATGGACGAGAAGTACAAGGCCCTGCTGGGCGTCGCGGAGGATCCGCGCGGCCGCCCGATCGAGGAGCTGATCCCCAACAGCATGCTGCGCCACGTGATCGAGACGGGGCAGCCGATGCCCATCGACCTGATGGATTTCGGCGACCGTTCCTTCGTGGTGATCCGGCTGCCGCTGCTGGGGGCCGACGGCTCGACCATCGGGGCGATCGGCTATGTGCTGTTCGACCGCGCCGAATATCTCCGCCCTGTGGTCTCCAAGTACCAGAGATTGCAGGAGGAGCTGAGCCGCGCCCAGGCCGAGCTGGCGCAGGAGCGGCGGGCGAAATACTCCTTCTCCCAGTTCATCGGCACCAGCGAGGCGGTGCGCGAGATCAAGCGGCTGGGCCGCCGCGCCGCGCAGATGGACTCGACCGTCCTGCTGCTCGGCGAGACGGGAACCGGCAAGGAGCTGCTGGCCCAGGCCATCCACGCCGCCAGCCCGCGCGCCTCCCGTCCCTTCGTCGGGGTCAACGTCGCGGCGATCCCCGAGACGCTGCTGGAGGCGGAGTTCTTCGGCGTGGCGCCCGGCGCCTACACCGGGGCCGACCGCCGCCACCGCGAGGGCAAGTTCCAGCTCGCCAACGGCGGCACGCTGTTCCTCGACGAGATCGGCGACATGTCGCTGCCGCTGCAGGCCAAGCTGCTGCGCGTCCTGCAGGAGCGGGAGATCGAGCCGCTCGGCTCCAACAAGGTGATGCGGGTGGATGTGCGGATCATCGCCGCGACCAGCCGCGACCTGCATGCGCTGGTGCGCGACAAGCAGTTCCGCGCCGACCTCTACTACCGCCTCAACGTGGTGCCGATCACCGTGCCGCCGCTCCGCGAACGGCCGGAGGACATCGAGAGCATCGCCGACCGCATCCTGGAGCAGCTTGCCATCCAGCAGGGCACGCCGCCGCGCGAGCTGCTGGAATCGGCGGTGGACGTGCTGCGGGAGTATGACTGGCCCGGCAATGTGCGCGAGCTCTACAACACGCTGGAGCGCGTGATGGCGCTGACCGACGCGCCGATCCTGACCGCCCAGCATATCCGCGGCGTGCTGCCGGGCGGCCAGGGCGCCAGGCCGGCCGGCCTTCCCCTCCAGGCCGGGGCGCGGCCCCTGTCGGAGGTGCTGCACGACGCCGAGCGCTCGGCCATCGCGGCGGCGCTGGAGGCGACCGGCGGAGTCAAGGCGCGGGCGGCCAAGCTGCTCGGCATCTCCCGCGCCTCGCTCTACGAGCGGATGGTCTCGCTGGGGCTGGGCGCCAACGGGTGA
- a CDS encoding ABC transporter ATP-binding protein, which yields MLTLEGVQVRFGGVQALKSASFSVAEGETIGLVGPNGAGKTTLFNVISGVVKPTEGRLEFRGRSLLTLPEWKRARLGIGRSFQIPRPLGHCTVRENLIVAQRFGAGTVDPERIDEILDILNLAGKADRDATTELALTEHKALEVGKALATNPSLLLLDEVLAGLETNSKRAFMERLAAVRERFRLAMVVIEHDIPTVTALCPRVLVLNFGQIIADGTPDAVFRDPEVIRSYTGEAAA from the coding sequence ATGCTCACGCTTGAGGGGGTGCAGGTCCGCTTCGGCGGCGTGCAGGCGCTGAAGAGCGCCAGCTTCTCGGTCGCCGAGGGGGAGACCATCGGCCTCGTCGGGCCGAACGGGGCGGGCAAGACCACGCTGTTCAACGTCATCTCCGGCGTGGTGAAGCCGACGGAGGGCCGGCTGGAGTTCCGCGGCCGGTCGCTGCTGACGCTGCCGGAATGGAAGCGGGCGCGGCTCGGCATCGGGCGCAGCTTCCAGATTCCCCGGCCGCTCGGTCACTGCACGGTGCGCGAGAACCTGATCGTCGCCCAGCGCTTCGGCGCCGGGACGGTCGATCCCGAGCGCATCGACGAGATCCTCGACATCCTGAACCTCGCCGGCAAGGCCGACCGCGACGCCACGACCGAGCTGGCGCTGACCGAGCACAAGGCGCTGGAGGTCGGCAAGGCGCTCGCCACCAACCCCAGCCTGCTGCTGCTGGACGAGGTGCTGGCCGGGCTGGAGACCAACAGCAAGCGCGCCTTCATGGAGCGTCTGGCGGCGGTGCGCGAGCGCTTCCGCCTCGCCATGGTGGTGATCGAGCACGACATCCCCACCGTCACGGCGCTGTGCCCAAGGGTGCTGGTGCTGAATTTCGGCCAGATCATCGCCGACGGCACGCCCGACGCCGTCTTCCGCGACCCCGAAGTGATCAGGAGCTATACCGGTGAAGCCGCTGCTTGA
- a CDS encoding acyl-CoA dehydrogenase family protein, whose amino-acid sequence MALEKDVLDQLLDTLSRFVRERLVPLEHKVAEEDEIPPAIVEEMRAMGLFGLSIPEEYGGLGLSMEEEVQVAFQIGQTSPAFRSLIGTNNGIGSQGIVIDGTEEQKRRYLPGMAAGEIIGSFALTEPEAGSDAGSLRTTARRDGDHYVLNGTKRYITNAPHAGLFTVFARTDLESRDARGVSAFLVEAGTPGLSLGPNDRKMGQKGAHTCDVIFEDCRVPASAILGGKEGQGFKTAMKVLDRGRLHISAVCVGAAERLIRDSLAYAMERKQFGQPIAEFQLVQAMLADSRTEAYAGRCMVLETARRKDAGQTVSTDAACCKLFCAEMVGRVADRAVQIHGGAGYIADYGIERFFRDVRLFRIYEGTTQIQQLVIARNMIREAR is encoded by the coding sequence ATGGCTTTGGAAAAGGACGTCTTGGACCAGCTTCTCGACACGCTGTCGCGCTTCGTGCGCGAGCGGCTGGTGCCGCTGGAGCACAAGGTCGCGGAAGAGGACGAGATTCCCCCGGCGATCGTCGAGGAGATGCGCGCGATGGGCCTGTTCGGCCTGTCCATCCCGGAGGAGTATGGCGGGCTCGGCCTGTCGATGGAGGAGGAGGTGCAGGTCGCCTTCCAGATCGGCCAGACCTCCCCGGCCTTCCGCTCGCTGATCGGGACGAACAACGGCATCGGCTCGCAGGGGATCGTCATCGACGGCACCGAGGAGCAGAAGCGCCGATACCTGCCCGGGATGGCCGCCGGCGAGATCATCGGCTCCTTCGCGCTGACCGAGCCGGAGGCCGGCTCCGACGCCGGCTCGCTGCGCACCACCGCCCGGCGCGACGGCGACCATTACGTCCTGAACGGCACCAAGCGCTACATCACCAACGCGCCGCACGCCGGCCTGTTCACCGTCTTCGCCCGGACCGACCTGGAAAGCCGGGACGCCCGCGGCGTCAGCGCCTTCCTGGTGGAGGCCGGAACCCCCGGCCTGTCGCTCGGCCCCAACGACCGGAAGATGGGCCAGAAGGGCGCCCACACCTGCGACGTGATCTTCGAGGACTGCCGCGTCCCGGCCAGCGCCATCCTGGGCGGCAAGGAGGGGCAGGGCTTCAAGACGGCGATGAAGGTACTGGACCGCGGCCGCCTGCACATCTCCGCCGTCTGCGTCGGGGCGGCCGAGCGGCTGATCCGCGACAGCCTCGCCTACGCCATGGAGCGCAAGCAGTTCGGCCAGCCGATCGCCGAATTCCAGCTCGTCCAGGCGATGCTGGCCGACAGCCGGACCGAGGCCTATGCCGGCCGCTGCATGGTGCTGGAGACGGCGCGCAGGAAGGATGCCGGGCAGACCGTCAGCACCGATGCCGCCTGCTGCAAGCTGTTCTGCGCCGAGATGGTCGGGCGCGTCGCCGACCGGGCGGTGCAGATCCATGGCGGCGCCGGCTACATCGCCGACTACGGCATCGAGCGCTTCTTCCGCGACGTGCGGCTGTTCCGCATCTACGAGGGCACGACGCAGATCCAGCAGCTCGTCATCGCCCGCAACATGATCCGGGAGGCCCGGTGA
- a CDS encoding PaaI family thioesterase, with the protein MTAELVDLLNGEEPSGFQKLLGYRLVRWQEGEAELEMPVDQRHLNRAGVVHGGVLTTLLDTAMGFSATYCPFPGRVRRVVTLSLSTSFLGQAREGDVYVIGRLRGGGRKIIGAAGEVRHRGTGALLATAEGMFKYRPGSESAEGTQL; encoded by the coding sequence ATGACCGCTGAGCTGGTGGATCTGCTGAACGGGGAGGAGCCGTCCGGCTTCCAGAAGCTGCTGGGCTACCGGCTGGTCCGCTGGCAGGAGGGCGAGGCGGAGCTGGAGATGCCCGTCGACCAGCGGCACCTCAACCGCGCCGGCGTGGTGCATGGCGGGGTGCTGACCACGCTGCTCGACACCGCCATGGGCTTCTCGGCGACCTATTGCCCTTTTCCCGGCCGCGTCCGCCGGGTGGTGACGCTGTCGCTGTCCACAAGTTTCCTTGGCCAGGCGCGCGAGGGTGACGTATACGTCATAGGGCGACTGCGCGGGGGAGGCCGGAAGATCATCGGCGCCGCCGGCGAGGTCCGCCACCGCGGGACCGGCGCCCTGCTGGCCACCGCGGAGGGCATGTTCAAATACAGGCCGGGAAGCGAATCGGCGGAGGGAACGCAGCTATGA
- a CDS encoding glutathione binding-like protein — MIELYYWPTPNGHKITIFLEEAGLDYEIKPVDIRTGDQFKPEFLAFSPNNRMPAIIDRAPADGGEPISVFESGAILLYLAEKTGKFLPSDIRGRKTVTEWLFWQMGGLGPMAGQNHHFTQYAPEKIPYAIDRYVKETGRLYGVMNKRLADNAYLAGADLSIADMACYPWIVPHERQQQNLDDFPHLKRWFEGIKARPAVVRAYEKGVVLATTPTVTEESKKILFGQSASTVR, encoded by the coding sequence ATGATCGAGCTGTATTACTGGCCGACGCCGAACGGCCATAAGATCACGATCTTCCTCGAGGAGGCCGGCCTCGATTACGAGATCAAGCCGGTGGACATCCGCACCGGCGACCAGTTCAAGCCGGAATTCCTGGCCTTTTCGCCGAACAACCGCATGCCGGCGATCATCGACCGCGCGCCGGCCGACGGCGGCGAGCCGATCAGCGTCTTCGAATCCGGTGCCATCCTGCTCTATCTGGCGGAGAAGACCGGCAAGTTCCTGCCCTCCGACATCCGCGGCCGGAAGACGGTGACGGAGTGGCTGTTCTGGCAGATGGGCGGGCTCGGCCCGATGGCCGGGCAGAACCACCATTTCACGCAGTATGCGCCGGAAAAGATTCCTTACGCCATCGACCGCTATGTGAAGGAGACCGGCCGGCTCTACGGCGTGATGAACAAGCGCCTCGCCGACAACGCCTATCTGGCCGGCGCCGATCTCTCGATCGCCGACATGGCCTGCTATCCCTGGATCGTCCCGCACGAACGCCAGCAGCAGAACCTGGACGATTTCCCCCACCTGAAGCGCTGGTTCGAGGGGATCAAGGCGCGCCCGGCCGTGGTCCGCGCCTATGAGAAGGGCGTGGTGCTCGCCACCACCCCGACGGTGACGGAGGAGAGCAAGAAGATCCTCTTCGGCCAGTCCGCCTCGACGGTGCGCTGA